From a single Ascaphus truei isolate aAscTru1 chromosome 2, aAscTru1.hap1, whole genome shotgun sequence genomic region:
- the FAM221A gene encoding protein FAM221A has product MHGRSRPHAHSPLPFFRTSSPSCFPAHHSFSGGIMERLRLQGPGAAASIDEYLEYRRIVGEDDGGNLFTPEEYEKYKKKVLPMRLQNRLYVSWRSPSGMDCKLVGPETPCFCTHRYKQHQTDFKEIPKDRPVTLPCNVRQCQCKSFHYVPLNGSQPIRCRCKHFADEHSVAGSYHCTKCSKCAGFHSCFTCGCTQPAYAHETVVETKEERLAQGKPVGHDVPYAAMGGLTGFSSLAEGYMRLDESGIGAPDQSFFESSTSGTSHPFLRAYSPAIASRAVDGPSSTETQMSNLTVSEKDDMDFFEKRYQERLREEKEQKRQKNYKPVSSPRP; this is encoded by the exons ATGCATGGCAGGAGCCGCCCACACGCGcactccccgctccccttcttcCGCACGAGCTccccttcctgcttccctgcTCATCACTCATTCAGTGGCGGAATCATGGAGAGGCTGCGCCTGCAGGGCCCGGGGGCTGCAGCTTCCATAGATGAGTACCTGGAGTACAGGAG AATCGTTGGTGAAGATGATGGAGGCAATCTTTTTACTCCAGAGGAGTATGAGAAGTACAAGAAAAAGGTGCTGCCAATGCGATTGCAAAACAGACTGTATGTCAGCTGGAGATCACCAAGCGGCATGGACTGTAAACTTGTGGGACCAGAGACTCCATGCTTTTGTACTCACAG GTATAAACAACACCAAACCGATTTCAAGGAGATCCCGAAGGATAGACCAGTTACTTTGCCTTGTAATGTGAGGCAATGCCAGTGCAAGTCCTTCCACTATGTCCCTCTCAACGGGTCCCAGCCAATTCGCTGCAGATGCAAGCACTTTGCTGATGAGCACAGCGTGGCAGGATCTTATCACTGCACCAAAT GTTCCAAGTGTGCAGGGTTTCACAGTTGCTTCACTTGTGGATGTACTCAGCCAGCCTATGCTCACGAAACGGTTGTGGAAACGAAAGAAGAACGTTTAGCCCAGGGGAAACCAGTAGGGCACGATGTTCCATACGCTGCAATGGGGGGATTAACAGGCTTCAGTTCTCTTGCTGAGGGATACATGAGACTAGATGAAAGTGGAATAG GTGCCCCTGATCAGAGCTTTTTTGAGTCTTCCACAAGTGGCACATCTCACCCGTTTCTAAGAGCGTACAGCCCAGCCATAGCATCACGAGCAGTCGATG GACCATCCAGTACTGAAACACAAATGTCTAACTTGACGGTATCGGAGAAAGATGACATGGATTTCTTTGAAAAGCGTTACCAGGAGAGG TTACGAGAAGAAAAAGAGCAGAAAAGACAGAAGAATTACAAACCGGTCAGCTCTCCGCGTCCGTGA